One Methylocaldum marinum DNA window includes the following coding sequences:
- a CDS encoding DUF6635 family protein yields the protein MLMETDTLGTIESAVTQGIETYLVARKAKVPEFVEKYFSLCEQFLVQIRSKADCPEFREKPECNLAEYAKTRIAVTELAGSLISLATSYTAFQKALPGVFSTGMASATAIAQHMAVANFWLGSTIGAWYYGLFPASASINSSTW from the coding sequence ATGCTTATGGAAACCGATACGCTGGGGACTATCGAATCCGCTGTAACACAGGGGATTGAAACCTATTTGGTTGCGCGAAAGGCCAAAGTTCCCGAATTCGTGGAAAAATACTTCTCCTTGTGCGAGCAATTCCTCGTACAAATCCGGAGCAAAGCGGATTGCCCCGAATTCCGTGAGAAACCGGAATGCAATCTGGCCGAGTACGCGAAAACTCGCATAGCCGTGACCGAACTGGCCGGTAGCCTGATTTCTCTAGCTACCAGCTATACGGCTTTTCAAAAGGCTCTGCCCGGGGTGTTTTCGACCGGCATGGCCAGCGCAACAGCCATCGCTCAGCACATGGCTGTCGCGAATTTCTGGCTCGGATCCACGATCGGAGCGTGGTACTACGGTCTCTTTCCCGCTTCCGCCTCGATCAATTCATCGACGTGGTAG